A stretch of the bacterium genome encodes the following:
- a CDS encoding 2-oxo acid dehydrogenase subunit E2 encodes MPDFKIPFLGDGITKGDVVKLLVKEGDAVKKEQPLFELETDKAVMEVPSDVEGKVTKILIKQGDKVAIDQVVMQIEGAVQAQTSAPVAVPAPPQPAATPAPVQKPEPIAVKTEPAPAAQPFTAKPETNGHVKDDRVLPAGPAVRKFARELGVDLGQVSGTGPGGRILIDDVKLYVRSSAKIPQTGGAAVGSLAPQPLPDFTKWGDTHREPMSNVRRATATKLSRDWSTGPQVTQFDEADVTQLEALRKQFAPRVEKAGGALTMTAILLKISAAALKVFPNFRGSLDFASEEVVFKDYFHIGVAVDTERGLLVPVVRDVDKKNLTELSIELTTLAARARDRKLALDEMQGSVFTISNLGGIGGTNFTPIVNQPDAAILGVSRTQTKPVWNGKEFEPRRILPLALSYDHRLIDGADAARFLRWVCLALEEPFVLSVEG; translated from the coding sequence ATGCCTGATTTCAAAATACCATTCCTCGGAGACGGCATCACCAAAGGCGACGTCGTCAAGCTGCTCGTCAAGGAAGGCGACGCCGTCAAAAAAGAGCAGCCGCTCTTCGAACTCGAAACCGACAAGGCCGTGATGGAAGTGCCGTCGGATGTCGAAGGTAAAGTCACGAAGATTCTGATTAAGCAGGGCGACAAGGTCGCGATCGATCAGGTCGTGATGCAGATCGAAGGAGCCGTGCAGGCGCAGACTTCCGCTCCGGTTGCCGTACCTGCTCCGCCTCAACCGGCAGCGACGCCCGCGCCCGTGCAAAAACCTGAACCGATTGCGGTCAAGACGGAACCCGCACCTGCCGCGCAGCCGTTCACGGCTAAACCCGAAACCAACGGACACGTCAAGGACGACCGCGTGCTGCCCGCCGGTCCCGCCGTGCGCAAATTCGCGCGCGAACTCGGCGTCGACCTCGGGCAAGTCTCCGGCACCGGTCCGGGCGGAAGAATTCTGATTGACGACGTCAAGCTCTACGTGCGCTCGTCTGCCAAAATTCCGCAGACAGGCGGAGCCGCAGTCGGCTCGCTCGCACCGCAGCCGCTGCCCGACTTCACGAAGTGGGGCGACACACACCGCGAACCGATGTCCAATGTGCGCCGCGCCACCGCCACAAAACTCTCGCGCGACTGGAGTACCGGCCCGCAGGTCACGCAGTTCGATGAAGCCGACGTCACGCAGCTTGAAGCGCTGCGCAAACAGTTCGCTCCGCGTGTCGAAAAAGCCGGCGGCGCGCTGACCATGACTGCGATTCTCTTGAAAATTTCCGCCGCCGCGTTGAAAGTCTTTCCGAACTTCCGCGGCAGTCTCGATTTCGCCTCTGAAGAAGTCGTCTTCAAGGACTACTTTCACATCGGCGTTGCCGTCGACACCGAACGCGGTCTGCTCGTGCCCGTTGTGCGCGACGTGGACAAGAAAAATCTCACTGAGCTCTCCATAGAACTTACGACGCTCGCCGCGCGCGCCCGTGACCGAAAACTCGCACTCGACGAAATGCAGGGCAGCGTCTTCACCATCTCGAATCTCGGCGGTATCGGCGGCACCAATTTCACTCCGATTGTCAATCAGCCCGACGCCGCAATTCTCGGTGTCTCGCGCACGCAGACCAAGCCCGTCTGGAACGGCAAGGAGTTCGAACCGCGCCGCATTCTCCCGCTCGCGCTCTCCTATGACCATCGGCTGATTGACGGAGCCGATGCCGCGCGCTTCCTCCGCTGGGTTTGTCTGGCGCTCGAAGAGCCGTTCGTGTTGTCCGTCGAGGGATAG
- a CDS encoding type I restriction enzyme HsdR N-terminal domain-containing protein encodes MNTYPLNDFDFDSVNADDFTEESVRELILSPILQALGYGHRGKTRVRRNPRITHPIVQIGSKSRKVTSIPDYLMEVDGKPAWVLDAKGPKELASKAKHREQAYFYALHPEINVNLYAISNGIDFVVWNREGVKPLNSWRIKDLDKHWNDVIELLSPSAFGARAVKHSQATKRSEKDSQFYSTRSLLPEIVVKKQQARRHFGVHGYFTKQAWNVVQEYIKYYSQPGDTVLDPFGGSGVTAIEAIVTGRKAIHIDLNPMSQFLVQSLLTIVVPHELTSSVERLLERFESQRPKSKRHAQALLKTLKYPKGTLLPPTSDVEHIEELFTTQQLCELAILRKEILKTRDKDIRKVLLLAFSGTISKVNRTYHPSKARAEGGGDNGPFRYFRYRLAPAEVHLNVAGVFRTKIKKIIAAQKELNAAIDEKSLRESVVLKGDAALLDSVNSESIDYVYTDPPYGSKINYLDLSVMWNEWLGLPVSESDYKRETIEDGSRNHTVESYKDSLGAAIREMYRVMKYDRWMSFVFAHKDPKYWHFILETAEACGFEYVGTVAQGNGAASFKKRQNPFSVLQGQLIINFRKVRNPRRIARIVQGTSVYDLIIETIESVIASKNGARLEDINDELIMKGLEMGFLDILSKEYKDLTPLLMDNFEYHEDEDKFHMRKEKKFRAQLPVELRIRYFLISYLRRCGAERKSPTTDEVILYIMPLLKNGITPENQTILNELAAVGEHVGENQWRLRQDGNLELDLR; translated from the coding sequence ATGAACACGTATCCTCTGAATGACTTTGATTTTGATTCAGTTAACGCAGACGACTTCACCGAAGAGTCCGTTCGTGAACTTATTCTGAGTCCAATATTGCAGGCGCTTGGATATGGACACAGGGGCAAAACCCGTGTACGTCGCAATCCACGAATCACGCACCCTATTGTGCAGATTGGTTCAAAGAGTCGAAAGGTGACATCGATTCCTGACTACTTGATGGAGGTAGACGGGAAACCAGCCTGGGTACTTGATGCCAAGGGGCCAAAAGAACTGGCGTCAAAAGCAAAGCACAGAGAGCAGGCTTACTTCTACGCATTGCACCCCGAAATAAATGTGAATCTATATGCGATCTCAAATGGAATAGACTTTGTTGTTTGGAATCGCGAAGGAGTAAAACCCCTTAATTCTTGGAGAATCAAAGATCTAGATAAGCACTGGAATGATGTGATCGAACTGTTGTCGCCAAGTGCCTTTGGTGCTCGGGCAGTGAAACATTCGCAAGCAACCAAGCGATCAGAAAAAGACTCTCAGTTTTACTCAACACGCTCGCTCTTACCGGAAATCGTGGTGAAGAAGCAACAAGCAAGAAGACATTTCGGGGTACACGGCTATTTTACAAAACAAGCGTGGAACGTCGTTCAAGAGTACATTAAGTACTATAGTCAACCAGGCGACACTGTGCTTGATCCTTTTGGTGGAAGCGGTGTTACTGCGATTGAAGCAATTGTGACCGGACGAAAGGCAATTCACATTGACTTAAATCCAATGTCACAATTCCTCGTGCAGTCGCTCCTGACAATTGTTGTGCCTCACGAGTTGACGTCGTCCGTGGAAAGACTACTCGAACGATTTGAATCCCAACGCCCCAAATCGAAGCGTCACGCTCAAGCGTTGCTCAAGACACTTAAGTACCCCAAAGGAACGTTGCTACCTCCTACCTCTGATGTTGAACATATCGAGGAGCTATTTACAACCCAACAATTGTGCGAACTTGCCATATTGCGGAAAGAGATTCTAAAGACCAGAGATAAGGATATTCGCAAAGTCTTGTTGTTGGCCTTCTCAGGTACGATTAGCAAGGTTAACAGAACTTATCATCCCTCAAAAGCGAGAGCCGAAGGCGGCGGCGATAACGGCCCATTCCGCTATTTTCGATACAGACTCGCACCCGCTGAGGTTCATCTCAACGTTGCTGGTGTTTTTCGGACCAAAATTAAGAAGATCATTGCAGCGCAAAAAGAGTTAAATGCGGCAATAGACGAGAAGAGCCTAAGGGAGTCGGTAGTATTGAAAGGGGACGCCGCATTACTTGATTCCGTGAATTCGGAATCGATAGATTATGTTTACACTGACCCACCGTATGGGTCAAAAATCAATTACCTTGATTTGTCCGTCATGTGGAATGAATGGCTTGGACTTCCGGTAAGCGAAAGCGACTACAAGCGCGAAACGATTGAAGATGGGTCGAGAAACCACACGGTTGAATCATACAAGGATTCTCTTGGTGCCGCCATACGTGAAATGTATCGCGTCATGAAGTACGACAGGTGGATGAGTTTCGTATTTGCCCACAAGGATCCCAAATATTGGCATTTTATTCTCGAAACTGCTGAAGCTTGTGGATTTGAGTACGTTGGCACTGTTGCGCAAGGCAATGGGGCTGCGAGTTTCAAGAAACGGCAAAACCCGTTCTCGGTGTTACAAGGGCAGCTAATCATCAATTTTAGGAAAGTCAGGAATCCACGACGTATTGCTAGAATTGTACAAGGTACGAGCGTTTATGACCTAATCATCGAGACCATTGAGTCTGTCATAGCGAGCAAGAATGGGGCTCGACTTGAAGACATAAATGATGAGTTGATCATGAAGGGACTTGAAATGGGTTTTCTTGATATTCTTAGCAAAGAGTATAAAGACTTGACACCTCTCCTTATGGATAACTTCGAGTATCATGAAGACGAAGATAAGTTTCACATGAGGAAGGAAAAGAAGTTTAGAGCGCAGTTACCCGTTGAGCTCCGAATAAGATACTTCTTGATTTCCTACTTAAGAAGGTGTGGTGCTGAACGAAAGAGTCCCACAACTGATGAGGTAATTCTCTACATCATGCCTCTGTTGAAGAACGGAATCACCCCCGAGAATCAAACGATACTTAACGAGCTCGCAGCGGTTGGTGAACATGTTGGAGAAAACCAGTGGAGACTCCGCCAGGATGGAAATCTTGAGCTGGACCTTCGTTGA
- the aceE gene encoding pyruvate dehydrogenase (acetyl-transferring), homodimeric type, with amino-acid sequence MTLENIHDGSAYNPYRGLAQPEDIEIQEWIDSLEYEYRHGGPERVRELMHWLQIHAQKRGVSAPFPLTTPYVNTIPADRQPAFPGNREIERRIKSIIRWNAMAMVVRANRAEDGIGGHISTYASSATLFEIGFNHFFKGPEHPDGADQIFFQGHASPGIYARAFLEGRLSIEQLRNFRHELRPEGGLSSYPHPWLMPNFWQFPTVSMGLGPIMAIYQARFNRYLENRQLKPHTDSHVWAFLGDGETDEPEALGAIGLAGREKLDNLIFVVNCNLQRLDGPVRGNGKIIQELETIFRGAGWNVIKVIWGNDWDFLLSEDTHGKLVRRMGEAVDGDYQKYTVESGAYIRQHFFGADPELLKLVDHLSDEQLSKMRRGGHDPEKVYAAFKAAVEHKGQPTVILAKTIKGYGLGEAGEGRNITHQQKKLNDSELMHFRTRFGIPISDEAIAATPFYKPPQDSPEMVYIKERREKLGGPMPQRRVEVQPLEPPKKEFWQEFFESSGDREVSTTMVFVRILAKLLKDDIWGKLVVPIVPDEARTFGMEALFRQVGIYSSIGQLYEPVDRASLLYYKEATDGQILEEGITEAGSMSSFVAAGTAYATHGLNTVPFFTFYSMFGPQRIGDLVWAAGDIRCKGFMMGATAGRTTLNGEGLQHEDGHSPVLTLPVPNLMVYDIAFGYELALIIRDGLRRMYQEQEDIFYYLTIQNENYTHPEMPKGVEAGVLKGIYLYKKAEDKKARPRVNLFGSGSIMLSVLEAQKLLSEKYGVAADVYSVTSYKTLYTDALACERHNMLNPTEPPRVPFITQALKDGADVTVAASDYMKTLPDLVRSYVPGEFHSLGTDGYGRSESRTALRDFFEVSAPYIVQAALSKLALQGKVKPEVVAAHMKEFNITGDKRDPWVS; translated from the coding sequence ATGACTCTGGAGAATATCCACGACGGTTCCGCCTACAATCCATACCGCGGACTGGCCCAGCCTGAAGACATCGAAATTCAAGAGTGGATTGACTCGCTTGAATACGAATATCGGCATGGCGGCCCCGAGCGTGTGCGAGAGCTAATGCATTGGCTGCAGATTCATGCCCAAAAGCGCGGCGTCTCTGCGCCGTTCCCCCTGACCACTCCCTACGTCAATACGATTCCCGCCGACCGACAGCCCGCATTTCCCGGAAACCGCGAAATCGAGCGCCGCATCAAGAGCATCATTCGCTGGAACGCTATGGCAATGGTCGTGCGGGCCAATCGCGCCGAAGACGGAATCGGCGGACATATCTCCACCTATGCGTCGTCCGCCACCCTTTTCGAAATCGGTTTCAACCATTTCTTTAAAGGACCGGAGCACCCCGACGGAGCGGACCAGATCTTCTTCCAAGGGCATGCGTCCCCCGGCATCTACGCGCGCGCCTTCCTCGAAGGACGACTCTCAATTGAGCAACTGCGCAATTTCCGACATGAACTTCGACCCGAAGGCGGACTCAGCTCCTATCCGCATCCATGGCTGATGCCCAACTTCTGGCAGTTCCCCACCGTGTCGATGGGACTCGGCCCGATTATGGCCATCTATCAGGCCCGCTTTAATCGCTATCTCGAAAACCGTCAACTCAAACCGCATACCGATTCGCACGTCTGGGCCTTCCTCGGTGACGGCGAAACCGATGAACCCGAAGCGCTCGGCGCAATCGGTCTGGCCGGACGCGAAAAACTCGACAACCTCATCTTCGTCGTCAACTGCAATCTGCAGCGGCTTGACGGCCCGGTTCGCGGCAACGGCAAAATCATTCAGGAACTCGAAACCATCTTCCGAGGTGCCGGCTGGAACGTCATCAAAGTGATCTGGGGCAATGACTGGGATTTCCTGCTCTCCGAAGACACGCACGGCAAACTTGTCAGACGGATGGGCGAGGCCGTCGACGGCGACTACCAGAAATACACCGTCGAGTCCGGTGCCTATATCCGCCAGCACTTCTTCGGAGCGGACCCCGAACTGCTCAAACTGGTCGACCATCTCTCGGACGAACAGCTCTCCAAGATGCGGCGCGGCGGACACGACCCCGAAAAAGTCTATGCCGCATTCAAAGCCGCCGTCGAACACAAGGGACAGCCCACCGTGATTCTGGCCAAGACTATCAAAGGCTACGGTCTTGGTGAAGCCGGAGAGGGCCGCAATATCACGCATCAACAGAAAAAGCTCAATGACAGCGAGTTGATGCACTTCCGCACGCGCTTCGGCATTCCCATTTCCGATGAAGCCATTGCCGCCACGCCGTTCTACAAGCCGCCGCAGGACAGCCCCGAGATGGTCTACATCAAAGAGCGCCGCGAAAAACTCGGCGGACCAATGCCCCAGCGCAGAGTGGAAGTCCAGCCGCTGGAACCGCCGAAAAAAGAGTTCTGGCAGGAGTTCTTCGAGAGCAGCGGCGACCGCGAAGTCTCCACCACGATGGTCTTTGTACGCATTTTGGCCAAACTCCTGAAAGACGACATTTGGGGCAAACTCGTCGTCCCCATCGTTCCCGATGAAGCGCGCACCTTCGGCATGGAAGCGCTGTTCCGGCAGGTCGGCATCTATTCCAGCATCGGACAGCTCTACGAACCTGTGGACCGCGCGTCCCTTCTCTATTATAAAGAAGCCACCGACGGACAGATTCTCGAAGAAGGCATCACCGAAGCAGGTTCCATGTCGAGCTTTGTCGCCGCGGGAACCGCTTACGCCACGCACGGACTGAACACCGTCCCCTTCTTCACCTTCTACTCGATGTTCGGCCCGCAGCGTATCGGCGACCTCGTCTGGGCTGCCGGCGACATCCGTTGCAAAGGCTTCATGATGGGAGCGACCGCCGGACGCACGACTCTGAACGGCGAAGGGCTGCAGCACGAAGACGGCCACAGTCCCGTTTTGACGCTGCCTGTGCCCAATCTCATGGTCTATGATATCGCCTTCGGCTACGAACTCGCGCTCATCATCCGCGACGGTCTGCGCCGCATGTATCAGGAGCAGGAGGACATCTTCTACTACCTGACCATCCAGAATGAGAACTACACGCATCCCGAAATGCCGAAAGGCGTTGAAGCAGGCGTGCTGAAGGGAATCTACCTCTATAAGAAAGCCGAGGACAAGAAGGCGCGGCCGCGCGTCAATCTGTTCGGCTCCGGTTCCATCATGCTCTCCGTGCTCGAAGCGCAGAAGCTGCTGTCCGAGAAATACGGAGTCGCTGCGGATGTCTACAGCGTCACCAGCTACAAGACCCTCTACACCGATGCGCTGGCCTGCGAGCGGCACAACATGCTGAATCCGACCGAGCCGCCGCGCGTGCCGTTCATCACGCAAGCCCTAAAGGACGGCGCGGATGTGACCGTCGCGGCTTCCGACTACATGAAAACGCTGCCCGACCTTGTGCGCAGCTACGTCCCCGGCGAATTCCACTCTCTCGGCACCGACGGCTACGGCCGGAGCGAAAGCCGCACCGCACTCCGCGATTTCTTCGAAGTCAGCGCACCCTACATCGTGCAGGCCGCGCTCAGTAAACTCGCGCTGCAAGGAAAAGTCAAACCCGAAGTCGTCGCCGCGCACATGAAAGAGTTCAACATCACCGGCGACAAACGCGACCCCTGGGTGTCATAG
- a CDS encoding SWIB/MDM2 domain-containing protein: MATKKKAKAAKKAPKKKATAKKAAPKKATKKKATAKKAAKKATKKKATAKKAAKKATKKKAAPKKAAKKATKKKAAPKKAAKPKVKRKPNAAFMAPMMPSATLGDVIGAKPMPRTDVTKKIWDYIKKNGLQDKTNKRMINADDKLMKLFGKKQVSMFEMTKLVSKHLSPAK; the protein is encoded by the coding sequence ATGGCGACGAAGAAGAAGGCAAAGGCCGCCAAGAAGGCCCCCAAGAAGAAAGCCACGGCCAAGAAGGCCGCGCCGAAGAAGGCTACGAAGAAGAAAGCTACGGCTAAGAAGGCCGCCAAGAAGGCCACGAAGAAGAAAGCTACGGCCAAGAAGGCCGCCAAGAAGGCCACGAAGAAGAAAGCCGCCCCGAAGAAGGCCGCCAAGAAGGCGACAAAGAAGAAAGCCGCCCCGAAGAAGGCCGCCAAGCCCAAGGTGAAGCGTAAACCCAATGCCGCGTTCATGGCTCCCATGATGCCGTCGGCCACGCTGGGCGACGTAATTGGCGCAAAGCCGATGCCGCGCACGGATGTGACCAAGAAGATTTGGGACTACATCAAGAAGAACGGCCTGCAGGACAAGACGAACAAGCGGATGATCAATGCCGACGACAAGCTGATGAAGCTGTTCGGCAAGAAGCAGGTCTCCATGTTCGAGATGACCAAGCTCGTCAGCAAGCACCTCTCCCCCGCCAAGTAA
- a CDS encoding M1 family metallopeptidase, giving the protein MIWTLLLILLAPLTLRAQLDETPPANPTDFHNREARRWQRVLENREHATLDETQNDFDVLYYELWIDLRDFTGQQITGRTDVHGRALLTNFRDVVLDFCDTLTVDSVRGAGGEVLSFVHSNYQIVASLERDYALDEEFLLSVYYHGRPCLGGGISTFDWFDRLVSPGYYVPSISTLSEPLGARDWWPCKDLPDDKADSARIHLTVADTLTATSNGVLESVTVLPASAKRFSWFEKYPISSYLIVANATNYVQFDDWYVSTSGDSLPLEYYVYPEKLTQSIADFDIMPDAIALFAELFGEYPFMGEKYGHSMFRWSGAMEHQCNTSYGRGLVNGAGTYDWILVHELAHQWWGDMVTLADWPHIWLNEGFASYSEALWFEHLGGASALQSYMVSSQPVTDPSGPIVNPSDLFSGNTVYNKGAWVLHTLRGAIQNDSLFFAGLREYRARFEYGNADTEEFLLAMSDVVGYDVTPFVYAYLYATNRPSYRVSYGTGTVDGALKTAVRLRQIHNVPPLPFTNRVELRFGGAQTVTHTVVCSAYRTEYLFDLGYSPSSLSFDPNSWFLKTVSNEALQPVFLNSSLTQGTQLSPYADTLVAIGGNGNYTFSLIGGTLPDGIALAANGHLTGTPGTGGSFPLTLRVRDTNNQADTTLLVLNVSSILEPPQALTIHANDDSTVTLRWQAVAGAASYDIVAATDPDFLNSEVIATVLNTVFVDSTATEQRFYQVLANP; this is encoded by the coding sequence ATGATCTGGACCCTACTACTGATTCTGCTCGCTCCGCTGACACTTCGTGCTCAGTTGGATGAAACTCCGCCTGCTAACCCGACGGATTTTCATAACCGGGAAGCACGCCGCTGGCAGCGCGTGCTGGAAAACCGCGAACATGCTACGCTGGATGAAACGCAAAACGACTTTGATGTCCTGTATTACGAACTTTGGATTGATTTGCGTGATTTCACGGGGCAACAGATCACAGGACGCACGGATGTTCACGGACGCGCTCTGCTGACTAATTTCCGTGATGTGGTGCTCGACTTCTGTGACACGCTGACTGTTGACTCCGTGCGCGGGGCCGGCGGGGAAGTGCTGAGTTTCGTGCACTCCAACTATCAGATCGTGGCTTCGCTGGAACGTGACTACGCGCTTGACGAAGAGTTTCTGCTCTCCGTTTACTATCACGGAAGACCCTGTCTCGGCGGAGGGATTTCCACATTTGACTGGTTCGACCGCTTGGTGTCTCCCGGCTACTACGTGCCTTCCATCTCCACACTCTCCGAACCGCTGGGCGCGCGCGACTGGTGGCCGTGTAAGGACCTGCCGGACGACAAAGCCGACAGCGCGCGCATTCATCTGACCGTTGCAGATACTCTGACCGCCACATCCAACGGCGTGCTGGAATCTGTCACCGTGCTCCCTGCCAGCGCGAAACGCTTCAGCTGGTTCGAAAAGTATCCGATTTCGAGTTACCTGATTGTCGCGAACGCCACCAACTACGTTCAATTTGACGACTGGTATGTCTCGACTTCCGGCGACAGTCTGCCGCTCGAATATTATGTCTATCCCGAAAAGCTGACGCAGTCCATCGCGGACTTTGACATTATGCCCGATGCCATCGCGCTCTTCGCGGAACTCTTCGGCGAGTATCCGTTCATGGGCGAAAAATACGGCCATTCCATGTTCCGCTGGAGCGGTGCCATGGAGCATCAGTGCAACACGTCGTACGGCAGAGGCCTTGTGAACGGCGCGGGCACCTACGACTGGATTCTCGTCCACGAACTCGCGCATCAGTGGTGGGGCGACATGGTCACGCTCGCCGATTGGCCGCACATCTGGTTGAACGAGGGCTTTGCCAGCTACAGCGAGGCACTGTGGTTCGAGCACCTTGGCGGAGCTTCGGCGCTGCAAAGCTACATGGTCAGTTCACAGCCCGTCACCGATCCCTCGGGGCCGATTGTGAACCCCTCCGACCTGTTCAGCGGCAATACCGTCTATAACAAAGGCGCATGGGTGCTGCATACGCTGCGCGGCGCAATTCAAAACGACTCGCTGTTCTTTGCCGGTCTGCGCGAGTACCGCGCACGGTTTGAGTACGGAAACGCCGACACGGAAGAGTTCCTGCTGGCCATGTCAGATGTGGTGGGCTATGACGTCACACCGTTTGTCTACGCCTACCTCTACGCAACCAATCGCCCGAGCTACCGCGTGTCATACGGAACCGGAACGGTGGACGGCGCGCTCAAAACCGCCGTGCGGCTGCGCCAGATTCACAACGTCCCGCCGCTTCCGTTTACCAACAGAGTCGAGCTGCGTTTCGGCGGAGCACAAACGGTCACGCACACTGTAGTCTGCAGCGCCTACCGGACGGAATACTTGTTTGACCTCGGCTATTCTCCCTCTTCGCTGAGCTTCGACCCGAACTCGTGGTTTCTGAAGACTGTCTCCAACGAAGCGTTGCAGCCCGTCTTTCTGAACAGCTCCCTCACACAAGGGACGCAGCTTTCCCCGTATGCGGACACGCTGGTGGCCATCGGCGGCAACGGCAACTATACCTTCTCCCTGATTGGCGGCACGCTGCCAGATGGCATTGCGCTGGCTGCTAACGGACACTTGACGGGAACGCCGGGCACGGGAGGCAGTTTTCCGTTGACCTTGCGTGTGCGCGACACGAACAATCAGGCCGACACCACTCTGCTTGTTCTGAACGTGAGTTCTATTCTTGAGCCGCCGCAAGCGCTGACGATTCATGCTAACGACGACAGCACCGTCACGTTGCGCTGGCAGGCCGTGGCCGGAGCGGCCAGCTATGATATCGTGGCCGCGACCGACCCCGACTTCTTGAACTCGGAAGTGATTGCCACCGTCCTAAACACCGTTTTCGTGGACAGCACGGCGACTGAACAGAGATTCTATCAGGTCTTGGCGAATCCGTAG
- a CDS encoding VOC family protein — protein sequence MGCLKGLLEVILYVENMQEMVEFYRDAMGLRVSYPPNASDYRKEEWVVFSTGPCSLCLHSGGKRRIGKDAPSLVFRVNDIEVARDELTERGVPMGEPRVVAPEIWICEGEDPEGNRFSIEYTSKKQSVM from the coding sequence ATGGGTTGCTTGAAAGGTCTCCTCGAAGTTATTCTGTATGTTGAGAATATGCAGGAAATGGTGGAGTTTTACCGCGATGCCATGGGGCTTCGGGTCAGCTATCCTCCGAATGCCTCTGACTATCGCAAAGAGGAGTGGGTTGTCTTCAGCACAGGTCCGTGCAGCCTGTGCCTCCATTCCGGCGGCAAGCGGCGGATTGGTAAGGATGCTCCCTCTTTAGTATTTAGAGTCAATGACATAGAGGTCGCGCGGGATGAGCTGACGGAGCGGGGTGTCCCGATGGGCGAGCCTCGTGTGGTTGCGCCGGAAATCTGGATTTGCGAGGGTGAGGACCCTGAGGGGAATCGATTTTCGATTGAATATACATCTAAAAAACAATCTGTTATGTAG
- a CDS encoding winged helix-turn-helix domain-containing protein, which translates to MQNAPTFTVHPPDSSREDQELAKLARALGHPHRVAIIRFLLQSPGCIVGDIVEHLPVAPSTVSQHLRKLKEAGWIHGEIDGPKICYCIETRALQRFKKVFDLLTESCC; encoded by the coding sequence ATGCAAAACGCACCAACATTTACGGTCCATCCACCGGATTCCTCTCGCGAGGATCAGGAACTTGCCAAGCTGGCACGGGCTTTAGGTCACCCGCATCGTGTGGCCATCATCCGCTTTCTGCTGCAGAGTCCCGGATGTATCGTGGGCGATATTGTGGAGCACTTGCCTGTGGCTCCTTCCACTGTGTCGCAACACCTGCGCAAGTTGAAAGAAGCGGGGTGGATTCACGGGGAGATTGACGGGCCGAAGATCTGCTACTGCATAGAGACGCGCGCGCTGCAGCGCTTCAAAAAGGTCTTTGACCTGTTGACGGAGTCGTGTTGTTAG
- the arsM gene encoding arsenite methyltransferase, with protein METELNIREVVREKYGQAARGESCCGTSGCCGATNVEDIAAAIGYSEEDLKAVPDGANLGLGCGNPLEFADVKPGETVLDLGSGAGFDAFLAARKVGPLGRVIGVDMTPDMLAKARANAESIQARNVEFREGIIEDLPLKDNAVDLVISNCVINLSTDKPRVFNEIARVLRPGGRMLVSDLVLNRPLSEALKNNVEAYVGCVAGASLKEDYLRYAREAGLTDVEIVNEIQYDVGLSEIGEALRSEALDAVASVKVRAFKPKSGACCGSDCCQ; from the coding sequence ATGGAAACTGAACTGAACATTCGCGAGGTTGTGCGCGAAAAGTACGGGCAGGCGGCACGAGGCGAGAGCTGTTGCGGAACCTCGGGCTGCTGCGGCGCAACCAATGTTGAAGATATTGCAGCTGCCATCGGCTACTCGGAGGAAGATCTGAAAGCGGTGCCGGACGGTGCGAATCTCGGGCTTGGCTGCGGTAACCCGTTGGAGTTTGCCGATGTGAAGCCGGGTGAGACAGTCTTGGACTTGGGCAGCGGAGCGGGCTTCGACGCCTTCCTTGCGGCACGTAAGGTGGGACCACTGGGCCGCGTCATCGGTGTGGATATGACTCCGGACATGCTGGCCAAAGCGCGTGCAAATGCAGAAAGCATTCAAGCCCGCAACGTCGAGTTTCGTGAAGGAATCATTGAGGATTTGCCGCTCAAGGATAACGCGGTGGATTTGGTGATTTCGAACTGCGTCATCAATCTTTCAACCGACAAGCCGAGAGTCTTCAACGAGATTGCACGAGTGCTGCGGCCCGGCGGACGCATGCTCGTCTCCGATCTTGTGCTCAATCGCCCGCTGTCGGAAGCGTTGAAGAACAACGTCGAAGCGTACGTGGGTTGTGTGGCGGGCGCGTCCCTGAAGGAAGACTATTTACGCTATGCACGCGAAGCCGGCTTGACGGACGTCGAAATTGTCAACGAAATTCAATATGACGTGGGACTGTCCGAAATCGGCGAGGCGCTTCGCAGCGAAGCACTGGATGCCGTCGCTTCGGTGAAAGTGCGTGCCTTTAAGCCGAAGAGCGGAGCCTGCTGCGGGAGCGATTGCTGTCAATAA